Within the Hevea brasiliensis isolate MT/VB/25A 57/8 chromosome 2, ASM3005281v1, whole genome shotgun sequence genome, the region TCACAAAATAAAGAAGACTATTTAACTTGATATTAGATCATACAAAGAGAACGTTAGGGTATGTTTATCAGCAATAGACGAGTAAAAAAATGCACAGAGGATGGAAATTTTGTTGGCGAGGCATTGCACAGTAAAAAACTATTATGGGTTCCAAAAAAGGCTAAAACTcctgtaaaaaaaattaaaaaaaaaaaagaaaagggcaAAACATCTTACTATGGATAATCTTATTATTTCAAGACTTGAGGAAAATTTTTCTATGTCGTTCGTAGAAGAGGACTGGGAAACTTTTCTTTCCTATATATGATCATGGACGCGTGTATGCTTCCAAGAATATGTTTCACAAGATATGTTTGTAAACatagaaatataaaatttttaggcTAATTTCCAATTAAAGAGCATGAGAAATCATGCATGCTCCCCTTATAACGCTACCTAGAATCAAGTTTACAGAGATACTATCAGATTTTGGAAAAAGCAATATGTCGAAATCAACATCAGATTATACGTTTGCAATATTATACATAGTAGCTGATATTTACGTGTTTTTCTGAAGGTTTTCTATGGCAGAGAAACGTGTGCCTAATCAAGAATGCATCACTCCTGCCCCTCTCCATCCCTTCGTTGTTTTATATGTGAACCATCTAATTTTTTCCCCCTCAATTCTCTCTTTTATGTAGACTTCATGAGTTCTGAAAGTGGATCTCTCATATGATATTAAGTCCGGTTCATTTTATCAAATATGATATCATAAGTGGGAGAGGATAACACTTTTGTTTATGATTTCTTACAATTTTCCATTCCTGATATGGAGGGTTCTGGACGTCATATTTAGACACTGCTACTGGATCTGATACTTTCCTGATGCTGATGGAAAGTCGTCAAAATGTGCTTTTGTTTTCTCAACTGTCAATGTTGGTGTAGGACAACCACTCAATTCGCTTGAAATTTAAGCTTTCTAAAGAacatggaggtggaggtggaggtagaATACGATCCTAAAATATCACTTCATTTTGAAAATCtgttagtcataattcattttttGCGCAAATGATACGATAAAGTACTCCTAATATTATCCTCTCAATTTGTTTCTGGGCTCACCTTCTGCTCGACGTTCCAATTCATAAAATATAAAACCCAACTCCTTCAGCCCCGAAAAAATCGTTTGCCTCACTTCTTCCGTGCATCTCCCAAACTTGCTCTTTCAACTTTTCAAGCAGAAGAGCCAAAGCCTATCCATGGATGTGTATGAAAAGATCAATAAGGCAGTTATTGTCTGCTCTGCTATCCATGCATTTCGTAACAAACCAGGTTCTTTAAAACATCCGAAATCAGCAGGTGCCAGCCCAGACACGCCCCATAAAAGGGAGGCTGCAGATGATGTAGTTCCTATCAGCTTTGATTACTCAAGCCAGCCTCAGCCAGCTACTCTACTTGAATCCGCTCAAAAGAACACCCAAATAACCAAAGTTGCATCCAAGATAAAACCTGAAGCTCCACCAGCAAACACCGACAGTCCTGGCCAAGTAGCCAAGTCTAATTCCAAGGTGGGATCCTCTCAATTTGCCATGCAAGAAGGTAAGAGATTACACATTGAAGACAATTTCACTTACTATATCGATCGTGTAAGGGCTAGAATGAGGACTATATCCAATGTTGGTGATCTTTCAAATGTTGACAATGTGTCACATGTCAATGTTGGAAATGATGCCTCAGGAAGAGATGAGTTCTCGGAATATATTGATCGTGCCAGGATTAAGATCAGAACTACATCAAATATTGGCGGTGGAAACTTTCCAGCATCTTAAATGAAGAGCAAGAAGCTTTGAACAGTAGGACAaatgatatttatattaaaaGGGTCTTTATGAATAATGATATCTGCCTTGCATTAGCCATAAATCTGTGCTGAATTATAAACAACTAGAATTATGCCCAAATCGAAAATAATACAAATAGCATTAAAGTCCTATTTTTTCTAAACTTTCTTTGATATTCTTCCATTTTTCTTTCAATCGCTTCCCATATATCTAATCTCTCTGTTTTCTCATATTTCATATTTGGGAAAGTGTATGGATTGTTGAATCTTTCTTTTGCGGTTTTATTTTTAAACTAAGAGACTTAAGAATGCTTCTTTATATTGCTTTATGCAGCTTTTCAATCTCAGTGGGATTGACATTTTCTTTTGTGCAGTCATTTTCTTATTAGCAAGCTCATCTCTTGAgcatttaaataagaaaaatcagTATAAATTACAGCTATTTCAATAAATGTAACCTTTCAACCATTTTATCAAATAGGTGGTGACCATAcatgaaaatatattttaaagtattttattaatttttttttaaataaccaaTAAAGAAATATTCAACAATTCATATCTTTTCTCAAATATGaaatacagaaaaataaagagattAGTTATAAGGCAAGCTATTGAAAGAAAAGTGGAAGAATATCATTTGGAAGCAAAGATGCCAGTAATAAAAGttcaagaaacaaaaaaaaaatacctGAAAATCAAATTTTGTTCATATTGTGAATTACATTGCAGTTGATGCCAATCCACATGCATGTTGTTGGCTATGTTGAAATGGAAGGGAAGCTAGAAATTAAGG harbors:
- the LOC110665508 gene encoding uncharacterized protein LOC110665508, whose product is MDVYEKINKAVIVCSAIHAFRNKPGSLKHPKSAGASPDTPHKREAADDVVPISFDYSSQPQPATLLESAQKNTQITKVASKIKPEAPPANTDSPGQVAKSNSKVGSSQFAMQEGKRLHIEDNFTYYIDRVRARMRTISNVGDLSNVDNVSHVNVGNDASGRDEFSEYIDRARIKIRTTSNIGGGNFPAS